In one Kitasatospora cineracea genomic region, the following are encoded:
- a CDS encoding hemerythrin domain-containing protein — protein MPATAAPAVANERLDPQEMVVLHRVFRREIPLLADLIEAAAPGDRRRTAVLADHLDLVLGALGEHHEGEDDLLWPKLRERAAPGDDVVARMTDQHEAIAGALATVTELSHRWRTGADGDTAPRLAEALRTLDRHAADHMDDEEEHLLPLMADHITRREWTEVGERGRRSVPKAKLLIFLGAILEDATARERRLFLSQMPAPARVLWRTLGTRLYDRTVARVRRSEAGVPQV, from the coding sequence ATGCCCGCCACCGCAGCCCCGGCCGTCGCAAACGAGCGGCTGGACCCGCAGGAGATGGTCGTCCTGCACCGGGTCTTCCGCCGTGAGATACCGCTCCTGGCCGACCTGATCGAGGCCGCCGCCCCCGGCGACCGGCGGCGTACGGCCGTTCTTGCCGACCACCTCGACCTGGTCCTCGGCGCCCTGGGTGAACACCACGAAGGCGAGGACGACCTGCTGTGGCCCAAGCTGCGCGAGCGTGCCGCTCCCGGCGACGACGTGGTCGCGCGGATGACCGACCAGCACGAGGCCATTGCCGGTGCGCTCGCCACCGTCACCGAACTGTCGCACCGCTGGCGCACCGGGGCCGACGGTGACACCGCCCCGCGTCTCGCCGAAGCCCTGCGCACGCTCGACCGGCACGCCGCCGACCACATGGACGACGAGGAGGAGCACCTCCTGCCCCTGATGGCCGATCACATCACGCGCCGTGAATGGACCGAGGTCGGTGAACGCGGACGCCGCAGCGTCCCCAAAGCCAAGCTGCTGATCTTCCTGGGCGCGATCCTGGAGGACGCGACCGCGCGGGAACGCCGGCTGTTCCTGTCGCAGATGCCCGCTCCGGCCCGCGTGCTGTGGCGCACGCTCGGCACCCGTCTGTACGACCGCACCGTTGCCCGCGTTCGGCGGAGCGAGGCTGGGGTCCCACAGGTGTAG